The Christiangramia flava JLT2011 genome has a segment encoding these proteins:
- a CDS encoding response regulator transcription factor produces MENYQKEIADYWQKVYSKKIGEYRPFEVSDEFKRFASIFALGNSYMYIVNMHNFALEYVSDSVSQFVKKDIKDLTLQDLLLSVVPEELVVISHKSKVVSDFYTRFLPKEEVMNYKNIFSYRMNDASGQLRTMLYQAFPLSVAENGTPENVFCIHTDVTHLKVGSTNSVSFIHMTGGKSYFNIDTTKGSFEMDNHGAADFSEMITEREKQIVIRFSRGLNAEQIAEELNLSPHTVKTHRRNVLSKSGCTNTTELVAKCLTSGIISPSLN; encoded by the coding sequence ATGGAAAATTACCAAAAGGAAATTGCAGATTACTGGCAAAAGGTCTATTCCAAAAAGATTGGAGAATACCGGCCTTTTGAAGTTTCCGACGAATTTAAACGTTTTGCTTCCATCTTCGCGCTCGGGAATTCTTATATGTACATCGTGAACATGCACAATTTCGCGCTGGAATATGTGTCAGATTCCGTTAGCCAATTCGTAAAAAAGGATATTAAAGACCTGACGCTTCAGGACCTTTTGCTCAGCGTAGTACCGGAAGAACTGGTAGTTATTAGCCATAAAAGCAAGGTGGTGAGCGATTTTTACACGAGATTTCTTCCGAAGGAGGAAGTAATGAACTACAAAAACATTTTTTCTTACCGCATGAACGATGCTTCCGGGCAGTTGCGAACCATGCTGTACCAGGCTTTTCCGTTAAGTGTTGCTGAAAATGGCACTCCTGAAAATGTTTTTTGCATTCATACCGATGTAACCCATTTAAAGGTGGGTAGCACCAACTCGGTTTCCTTTATTCATATGACTGGCGGAAAAAGCTATTTCAATATCGACACGACCAAAGGCAGTTTTGAAATGGATAACCACGGCGCTGCTGATTTTTCTGAAATGATCACCGAAAGAGAAAAGCAGATTGTGATTCGATTTTCCCGTGGCCTGAACGCCGAACAGATCGCCGAGGAGCTGAATCTTTCCCCGCATACCGTGAAAACACATCGCCGCAATGTGCTCAGTAAAAGCGGTT
- a CDS encoding DUF6660 family protein — MKLLAILLSIYLVGLSLMPCEDSIATNDQTPEIHQVDGQDHSSSQPDDCTPFCQCHCCHVHITQAQPQELSLATTEISRKIPEKNYRLGDDLPRAFFQPPRV; from the coding sequence ATGAAATTATTGGCAATACTTTTATCAATTTACCTCGTTGGGCTTAGTTTGATGCCTTGTGAAGACAGTATTGCCACCAATGATCAGACTCCTGAAATACACCAGGTAGATGGCCAGGATCACTCTTCATCTCAACCAGACGATTGCACACCATTTTGCCAGTGTCATTGCTGCCATGTTCATATCACCCAGGCGCAACCACAGGAATTATCCCTCGCCACAACTGAAATTTCCAGAAAAATCCCGGAAAAAAATTACCGTTTAGGCGATGATCTGCCTCGCGCCTTTTTCCAGCCACCCCGTGTTTAA